Within Actinoplanes sp. L3-i22, the genomic segment GTCGTGTTGCGGCCCGTTCATGCCGGGAACAATGCCCGGTTCGCTCCAGTGTCCGACAAACGGACGACTTGGAAGCCAGCCTCGCCTAGAATGTCCGGAATGTCACGGATTGCCGCCCGACACTTCTCCTGGCCGTCGGCCGGCAGGTCCTCCCAGTCGCGCAGATAACGGGCGCTCTGCTCGTCCACCGGCACGCCGCGCCGGCGCGCCTCGGCCTCGGTCGCCTCGATCCAGCGCCGGGACTCCCGCCTGGCCAGCGCCTCGATCTCGTCGTCCCGGAACCGGAAGATCTCCCCCGACCCGTCGCTCGGCACGATCGCGCAGTTCGCCTGGTGCAGCTTCGGGCCGATGTCGGCGGCCTGCAACCGGTTCGACCGGCGCAGCGACTCGGGCAGGTCGGCCCAGGGCGGGATCGCCCGGTGATCGCCCCGGACCTGGCCGGCGACCGCGTACCGCTCGTGGATCAGGCGGGCCAGGCGCTCGGCGAGGTCCTCGGCGATCAGCGCCGGATCGCAGCCGGCGGCGGCCGGGGAGAACAGCTTGAGCCGGCCGTTCAGCGGGTCCAGCAGCGGCGGCGGATGCTTCGGGCTGAACGCGTCGGCGAGCTCGGCCAGGCCCTCGACGGCGACCACCACGTCGCCGGTCACCCGGTGCCAGAGCCGGTACTCGGTGAGGGCGAGCTGCAGCCCGTACTTCTCGTCGGCGAAGAACACGAAGGCCCGGTCGTAGCGCAGGTCCGGGCCGTCGGCGAGCAGGTCGGCGACGGTCGTCTCGTACGGCACGATCAGGCAGGCGTCCCGCAGTATCGGATGGCGCCGGGCGATCCGCTCCAGCAGGCGCGTCGCGTCCGGCGCGACGAAGTCCACCTCGATCTTGCGGCCCGGCCGGTCCCGCCGCAGCCGCCAGTGCCGGGCCAGCTCGATCAGCATCGCCCGGATCAGCGGCGAGTCGCCGGCCAGCAGCACCCGGGGCACCTCGCCGTCCGGGCGGACGGTCAGCGGCTGCTGGGCCAGCAGCACCTGCACGGCCAGCTGGTCGATCTGGAAGAAGTCGAGCCGCTGCGCCCGCGCGTCGGGCACCCCGAGCCGGCGGGCCTGCAGGGTGAGCGCCCAGTCCGGCTCGTGGATCTGCGCGTAGATCGCCAGGTCCCGATGATCGGGGCCGGCCAGGCGGGCGGCGCCGGCGGCGATCGCCAGGTTGATCGCGCTCGACTCGGTGCACGCGTAGATCACCGCGGCGTGCCCGGCGGCCGCGCCGCGCAGCACGACCGGCTCGCGGGCGTCGCCCTGCACGCCGAGCAGCCCCCGGCCGCGCAGCTCCAGCGGGCCGATCGGCCGGGTCCGGACCAGCACCACCGGGCGGCCGGCCAGGTGCAGCCGCTCGGCCAGGGTGCGGGCGACCGCGGTGTCGCCGCAGACCACCACGTGCCCCCGCGAGCGGCGGGCCCGCCAGCGGCGCAGCTCGGTGGCCAGCAGCACCCGGCCGGCCTCGAAGAACGCGTACAGCGTGACGGCCGGCGCGGCGAACCGGGCGATCTGCAGCGCGAGCGGGATCTGCACCGCGTTCTGCAGTGGATCGGCGCCGAGCACGAAGAGCTGCAGCGTGTTGTACGTCAGGTTGAGCGGGTCCCGACTGTGCGGGTCGGCCGCCACTGCCAGGTACTGATCGAAGCCGACGTATCCCAGGACCAGCGCGGCCAGCCCGGTCAGGGCGAACAGCAGGCGGGTCGCGGTGACTCCCGGCTGGCGCTGCTCACCCCAGGACGACAGCGGCGCACGGGGAAAGTTGGCCATGACACCTCGACACGGGTAGACGGTCTTCAGTCTGTCACGGGGCCGTCACGCGCGGCTACCGGCCATCGTGCCCAGTTCGGCGGGATCGGCGTTGCCACCGGTGCAGACCACCGCGACGGTCCGGCCGGCGAACAGCTCCGGCCGGCTCAGCACCGCGGCCAGCGCGGCCGCCCCGGCCCCCTCGGCCAGGGTGTGCGCGGCGGTCGCCAGCAGCCGCCGCGCCACGCCGATCTCCTCGTCGGTGACCAGCAGGAAGTCGGCCAGCCCGGCCCGCATGATCCGCTGCGGCAGATCGAAGCCGCGGCCGGTGGCCAGCCCGGCGACCGTGGTCCGGTTGGGCCGGGCCAGCGGCTCGCCCGCGCGCCACGAGTCGTGCGCGGCCGGCGACGCGCTCGACTGCACGCCGATCACCGCGCAGCCCGGCGCGAGCGCGGCGGCGACCAGGCACGCGGCGGCCGCGCCGGTCCCGCTGCCCACCGGCACCACGATGGTGTCCACTTCGGGGGCCCGCTCCAGGATCTCCAGGTAGAGCGTGCCCACCCCGGCCAGCAGCTCCGGCGTGTCGCCCGGGCTGATCAGCCGCGCGCCGGCGTCGGCGGCCAGCTTCCCGGCGTGCCGCTGGGCGTCCTCCAGGGTGTCGCCGGTCAGCACCGCCCGGCCGCCCCACGCCTCGACCGCGGCCGCCTTGGCCGGGCTGGCGTTCGACGGCATGACGACCGTGCACGGCGCGTCGTGCAGGCGACTGGCGTACGCGATCGACTGCGCGTGGTTCCCGGTCGACCAGGTGACGAGGCCCCGGGCCCGCTCGGCGGCCGGCATCGCGTCCAGCAGGGTCAGCCCGCCGCGCACCTTGAACGCGCCGATCGGCTGGGTGTTCTCGTGCTTGACCAGCAGTCTCGTGCCGGCCGCCCGGTCCAGCAGCGGGTAGTTCCAGAGCGGGGTGGGCGGCAGGTGGCGGCGGACGATGTCGTGCGCGGCGCGGAAGTCCGCGAGGGTCAGCTCCATGCCCCGATCGTCGGCCCGGCACGACCCATCGGTCCAATGCCGGAATCTTGGCAGACCCATCGGCCAGATTGATAGATTGCCGCCATGCTCGACGTGACCCGCCTGCGGGTGCTGGTCGCGGTGGCCCGGCACGGCTCGGTCACCGCCGCCGCTCAGGCCCTGCACTACGCCCAGCCGTCGGTCAGCCACCACCTGTCCCGGCTGGAGGCGGAGACCGGCAGCCGGCTCACCCAGCGGGCCGGCCGGGGCATCCGGCTCACCGACGCCGGCCGGATGCTGGCCGAGCGCGCCGAGGAGATCCTGGGCCGGCTGGACGCCGCGGAGGCGGAGCTGGCGGCGCACACCGGGCTGCGCTCGGGCCGGGTCCGGCTGGCCGCGTTCCCGTCCGCGCTGGGCACCTTCGTGCCGGTCGCGGCGGCCGGTTTCGTGGCCGCGCACCCCGGCGTCGACCTGCGCTTCAGCGAGGCCGAGCCGCCCGAGGCGGTGCGTCTGCTGCGCAGCGGCGAGGTCGAGGTCGCGCTGACGTTCGTCTATCCCGACGAGCCCGCGCCGGACCTGGACGGGCTGCGCCACGAGCTGATCCTGGAGGAGCCGCTGCACCTGGTCACGCCGGCCGGCTGGGACGGTTCGACGCTCGCCGAGCACCGGGACCGACCGTGGATCTCCGGCTGCGAGCGGTGCCGGGGTGAGCTGCTACGGGTCTGCGCGGCGGCCGGCTTTCAGCCGGACATCCGCTTCACCACCGACGACTACGTCGCGGTGCAGGCGCTGGTCGCGGCGGGCCTGGGGGTCACGGTCCTGCCCGGGCTGGCCTTGGCCGCACACCACAATGCGGACGTACGGACATTTCCGCTGCCCACCACCGGCCGGCACGTCTACGCCGCGGTCTACGGTGACACGCCCGACCCGCCCGGGACGTCCGCGCTGCTGCGTCAGCTGCGGACGGTCGCGGGCTCACCGCCGTACCGTCGCGATTGACGCCGGACCGGCAGCGGCCCGGCGGTGAATCGCGTGCCGGTCAGAGAGCGCAGCCGTCGGCTGCCGGAGGCAGTGGCGCCGGGGCGCCGATCGTCGGAAGGCCGAGCGAGACGCCCTTGAGCTTCGGGGTGATCCCGGCCTCGAAGGCGTCGCCGGCCCGGGTGCGCCGGTGCGACAGCGGGTCACCGTCGGCGTTCAGGTGGTGCGGCGCGGCGTAGGTGATGACCGTCTCGACGACGTCGCCCGGGCGCGGGGTGAGTGGGCCGGTGGCGAAGTGGACCAGGCGGCCGTCGCGGGCCCGGCCGCTCATCCGGCCGGTGCTGCCGTCCTTGCGGCCCTCGCCGACCGCGACCAGGACCTCGACCTTCTCGCCGACCAACTTCTTGTTCTCGGCCCAGGTGATCTCCTCGAGGGTGGCGATCAGGCGCTCGTACCGCGCCTGGACGACCTTCTTCGGGATCTGGTCCGGCATGGTCGCGGCCGGGGTGCCGGGGCGGATCGAGTACTGGAACGTGAAGGCGGTGGAGAACCGGGCCTTGCGGACCACCTCGAGGGTCTGCTCGAAATCCTCCTCGGTCTCGCCGGGGAAGCCGACGATGATGTCCGTGGTGATCGCGGCGTCCGGCATCGCGGCCCGGACCTTCTCGATGATGCCCAGGTACTTCTCCTGGCGGTAGCTGCGGCGCATGGCCTTGAGCACCCGGTCCGAACCGGACTGCAGCGGCATGTGCAGCGAGTGCGCGACGTTCGGCGTCTCGGCCATCGCGGCGATCACGTCGTCGGTGAAGTCCTTCGGGTGCGGGCTGGTGAACCGGACCCGCTCCAGGCCCTCCACCTCGCCGCAGGCGCGCAGCAGCTTGCCGAACGCGAGCTTGTCACCGAACTCGACGCCGTAGGAGTTCACGTTCTGCCCGAGCAGGGTCACCTCGAGGACGCCCTCGGCGACCAGCGCGCGCACCTCGGCCAGGACGTCGCCGGGGCGGCGGTCCTTCTCCTTGCCGCGCAACGACGGGACGATGCAGAACGTGCAGGTGTTGTTGCAACCCACCGAGATCGAGACCCAGCCCGCGTACGTCGACTCGCGCTTGGTCGGCAGCGTGGACGGGAACACCTCGAGCGACTCGAGGATCTCGACCTGCGCCTCCTCGTTGTGCCGGGCGCGCTCCAGCATCGCCGGCAGCGAGCCGATGTTGTGGGTGCCGAAGACCACGTCGACCCAGGGCGCCTTCTTGACGATGTCGCCCTTGTCCTTCTGTGCCAGGCAGCCGCCGACCGCGATCTGCATGCCCGGGTTCTTCAGCTTGGTCGGGCGCAGGTGGCCGAGGTTGCCGTAGAGGCGGTTGTCGGCGTTCTCCCGGACCGCGCAGGTGTTGAAGACGACCACGTCGGCCGCGTCCGCCTGGGCGGCGCGCACGTAGCCGGCGTCCTCCATCAGGCCGGAGATCCGCTCGCTGTCGTGCACGTTCATCTGGCAGCCGTAGGTGCGCACGTCGTAGGTGCGCGGGTTGCCCTGCATCTCGGTAGTCATGGCAATTGACCAGGGTACTGCCATCGGCGCGGGAAACCGATCGGGCGGGTGGCCGTGACCTCAGGCGGCGGAGCGGGCCGGATCGCCGCCCGGGCGGAAGCGGGAACGGCCGCAGCCCGGGCCGGTGGCGCAGGCCGGATCGGCGCCGGTGCACGGGCGGGCGTGCCGTCGCTCGGCGCCGTCGTCGGTCTCCGCCTCGTCCACGTGCACGGCTCGCAGCGTGCCGTCCGGCTCGGCCAGCACGTACCTCGTCGGGTTGAGCGTGTCGTCCGGGAGCAGGAGCGCGGCACCCAGCCGGACCGCCACCGCGCTGGCGATGGTCTCCTCGGCGACGTCATCGGGCGCAAGAAATACATCGATCAGTGTCGGAAAGTCGCCACCGACGTGATAGACGTCGCACATCAATGCGCCCGGGCCGACGTCGGGCAGCTCGCCCACCGGCGACTCCAGCGCTCCGGCCAGCGCATTCCGCACCTGATCGGGCTCGATCAGCCCGGCGACGGACCAGTTCCAGAGGCCAGACATACCCACCATGGTGTCGGCACCTTTCCTCCCGCGCTCGCTGCGTTACGGCTCCGTGACCATTCTCGTCACCTTCCGATACACATGTCCCCCTAGGGTGGCTGCCAACGGAGGCCCGACGAATGGATGGACGCCGGGCGGGCGGGCGGGGATGGGATGGGGAACTAGGTGGCAGGCGCGGATCTCATCGTTCTGGAGAACGTCAACAAGTGGTTCGGCCCGTTGCACGTGCTGCAGGATGTCGATCTGTCTGTCGCACGCGGCGAGGTCGTCGTCGTCATCGGACCGTCCGGCTCGGGTAAGTCCACGCTCTGCCGGGCGATCAACCGGCTGGAGCCGATCGACTCCGGGACGATCACCTTCGACGGGACGCCACTGCCGGCCGAGGGCCGTCCACTCGCCAAGCTGCGCAGCGAGGTCGGCATGGTCTTCCAGTCGTTCAACCTGTTCGCCCACAAGACCATCCTGCAGAACGTGATGCTCGGCCCGGTGAAGGTCCGCAAGGAGAAGTCGGCCGCGGCCCGTGAGCGCGCGATGTCGCTGCTCGAGCGCGTCGGCATCGCCAGCCAGGCGGACAAGTTCCCGGCCCAGCTCTCCGGCGGCCAGCAGCAGCGCGTGGCGATCGCCCGGGCGCTCGCGATGCAGCCCAAGGCGCTGCTCTTCGACGAGCCGACCAGCGCGCTCGACCCGGAGATGGTCGGCGAGGTGCTGGACGTGATGACGTCGCTGGCCAAGGAGGGGATGACCATGGTGGTCGTCACCCACGAGATGGGCTTCGCGCGGCACGCGGCGAACCGGGTGGTCTTCATGGCCGACGGCCAGCTGGTCGAGTCGGCGCCCCCGGCGGAGTTCTTCGCGAACCCGAAGAGCGACCGGGCAAAGGACTTCCTTTCCAAGATCTTGACGCACTGAACAACCCGATGACCGGCCCCCAAGCCGATTCCAGTCACCACTGGAGCAGAGGAGAGAGTTGATCATGGGCATGAAGCGGGTAGCGGTGTTCGCCACCGTTGCGGCATTCGCCTTCACGCTGACCGCGTGCGGCAAGGAGGGCACCCCGACCGCCAGCGGCGACGCCAACAACAGCGGCGCAGCACCGGTCTCCGACACCTGTCAGCCCTCCGGCACCACCTTCACCGCGGACAGCGCGGCGGCGGTGGCGGGCAGCACCACCTTCGACAAGATCAAGTCGGCCGGCAAGGTCGTCGTCGGGGTCAAGTTCGACCAGCCGAACCTGGGCTACAAGGACACCTCCGGCAAGCGCTGCGGCTTCGACATCGAGATCGCCCAGTACATCGCGTCCAAGCTGGGCGTCGACCCGGCGAAGATCGAGTACAAGGAGATCCCGTCGGCCAACCGCGAGACGGCGATCAAGGGTGGGGAGATCGACTACTACGTCGGCACCTACTCGATCACCGACAAGCGCAAGGCGGACGTCGCGTTCGCCGGGCCGTACTTCGTCGCCGGCCAGGACCTGCTCGTCCGCAAGGACGAGACGGCGATCACCGGCAAGGACACGCTCAAGGGCAAGAAGGTCTGCTCGGCCACCGGCTCGACCCCGATCCAGCGGGTCAAGGACGAGAAGCTGACCGAGCCGGAGAACATCGTCGAGTTCAAGACGTACTCGGAATGTGTCTCGCAGCTGCTCGACAAGAAGGTCGACGCCGTCACCACCGACGACGCGATCCTCAAGGGCTACGCCGCGCAGAACTCGACCGACCTGAAGGTCGTCGGCAAGCCGTTCAGCACCGAGAAGTACGGCATCGGCCTGCCGCACGACGACAAGGCCCTGCGCGACTACGTCAACAACCAGCTGGAGGCCGCCTTCAAGGACGGCACCTGGCAGAAGATCTACGACGGCACGCTGGGCAAGTCGGGTTCGCCGGCCACCCCGCCGACCCTCGAGCGCTACTGATCCACATCGCTGGAACCGGGGCCGGGCGGATCTTTCCGCCCGGCCCCGGCCGGTGAGTCTTCCGCTGCTTATAGGGACGGGGCATGACGGAGTTCCTGAACGTACTGACAGACCACTGGAGCCTGTTCGGCCAGGGCTTCGGTAACACGGTGAAGCTGTTCCTGATCGCCGCTGTCGGCAGCCTGGCGCTGGGCGTCCTGCTCGGCGCGTTCCGGGTCTCGCCGATCCCGGCGCTGCGCTGGTTCGGCGCGACGTACGTCAACATCGTGCGCAACACACCGCTGACGCTGGTCTTCGCGTTCCTGGTCTTCGCCGCCCCCAAGCTCGACATCAACTTCGAGTACTTCACCGCGGCCGCGGTCGCGCTCACCGTCTACACCGCCGCCTTCATCTGCGAGGTGGTCCGCTCCGGCGTCAACACGGTCGCCCCCGGGCAGGCCGAGGCGGCCCGGGCGCTGGGCCTCTCGTTCGCCCAGGTGCTCACCGGGGTGGTGCTGCCGCAGGCGCTGCGGGCGATGGTGCCGCCGCTGATGAGCGTCATGATCGCGATGTTGAAGAACACCACCGTGGCGGCCGGCTTCTCGGTGGTGGAGGCCGGGGCCATCCCGTCCTACATGGCCGAGTTCGGTGAGCCACAGTTCTACGTGCTGCTCTGGATCACCATCGGCTTCCTGGTCCTGATCACTCCGCTGGTCGTGCTGCAGCGGTTCCTCGAGCGCAAGTTGGCGGTGGCGCGATGAGCTCTTCGGTTCTCTATGACCTGCCCGGCCCGCGGGGCCGTCGGCGCAACCTGGTCATCGGTGTGCTGGCCACGGTCGGCATCGTCGCGCTGATCGCCTGGGTGATCTACCGGTTCAACGCGACCGGCCAGTTCGAGTACCGGCGCTGGGCCCAGTTCGAGTACCAGGCCGTGCAGACGGAGCTGGTCAACGGGCTGCTGGCGACGCTCAAGGCGGCCGGGATCGCCGCGGTGCTGGCGCTGCTCTTCGGCGCGGTCTTCGCGGCCGGGCGGCTCAGCGACCACCGGATCCTGCGGGCGCCGTCGTCCGTGGTGGTCGAGCTGTTCCGGGCCATCCCGCTGCTCATCCTGATCTTCTTCGGGTACTACGTGCCCCTGCAGTACGGCTGGTCGATCAGCAACCTGTGGGCGCTGGTCGTCGGCCTCACCCTGTACAACGGGTCGGTGCTGGCGGAGATCTTCCGGGCCGGCGTGAACGCGGTGCCGCGCGGGCAGTCCGAGGCGGCCTCGGCGATCGGGCTGCGCAAGGGCCAGACGCTGCGGATCATCCTGCTGCCGCAGGCGGTCCGGTCGATGCTGCCGGCCATCGTGAGCCAGCTCGTGGTGCTGCTCAAGGACACCGCGCTCGGGTTCATCATCACGTACCCGGAGCTGCTGACCGTCGGGAAGACGATCGGGGGGCGGCTGGCGTTCGGGTTCCCGTACGTTCCGGCGTACCTGGTGGTGGCAGCGATCTACATCGGGATCTGCGGGTTGCTGTCGATCTTCGCGTGGTGGCTGCAGCGGCGGTTGACGCGGGTGCGGACCAGCGCGGCGAAGCCGTTGCCGTTGACCGACGTCGACCGGCAGATCTGACGGTCGCGCCGCCGGAGTCGCGAGCCCCCTGCGCCTCGCGTCGGCACGGGGCGGGGTGGGGGCGGGCGCGTAGGGTCCGGTTCGGGGGTTTGCTGCGCTTTTGGGGCGCAGCTTTCTCCGTACCAAATCGGATTTAAAGGTTTTATCTTGCTAATTCCGTTACGCGGGACTCGCGGACGACCGTGACGCGGATCTGGCCCGGGTAGGTCAGCTCCTCCTCGATCTGCTTCGCGACGTCGCGCGCCAGGACCGCGGCGCCGATGTCGTCGATGTCGTCCGGGCGGACCATGACGCGGATCTCGCGGCCGGCCTGCATCGCGAAGACCTTCTCGACGCCCACCTTGCCGCCGGCGATCTCCTCGATCCGTTCCAACCGCTTGACGTACGCCTCCAGGCTCTCCCGCCGCGCGCCCGGCCGACCGCCCGAGCAGGCATCCGACGCCTGGGTCAGCACCGCCTCGATGGTCTGCGGCGGCACCTCGTTGTGATGCGCTTCGATGGCGTGCACGATGTCCTCGTGCTCGCCGTACTTACGGGCGAGATCCGCGCCGATCAGCGCGTGGCTGCCCTCGACCTCGTGGGTGAGCGCCTTGCCGATGTCGTGCAGGAACGCCGCGCGCTTCATCGTCGGCACGTCCAGGCCCAGCTCAGCGGCCATGATCCCGGCGATGTGCGCGGTCTCGACCAGGTGCTTGAGCACGTTCTGGCCGTAACTCGTCCGGTACCGCAGCCGGCCCAGCAGCTTGGTCAACTCCGGGTGGATGCTGGTGATCCCGACGTCGACCAGCGCCTCCTCGGCGGCCCGGTCGCACAGCCGCTCCACCTCGTTCTTCGCCGAGTCGAAGACCTCCTCGATCCGGTGCGGGTGGATCCGGCCGTCCAGCACCAGCTTCTCCAGTGTCAGCCGGCCCACCTCCCGGCGCACCGGGTCGAAGCAGGAGAGCAGCACCGCCTCGGGGGTGTCGTCGATGATCAGGTTGACCCCGGTGGTCGACTCGAAGGCCCGGATGTTGCGGCCCTCCCGGCCGATGATCCGGCCCTTCATCTCGTCGCTCGGCAGGTGCAGGACGCTGACCACGCTCTCCGCGGTCTGCTCGCTGGCGATCCGCTGGATCGCGTCGACCACGATGTGCCGGGCCCGGGTGTCCGCGGTGTTCCGCGCGTCGGTCTCGATGTCCCGGATCAGGATCGCGGCCTCGCGCTTGGCCTGGCCCTCGATCGAGTCGATCAGCTCGGTCTTCGCGGTGTCCACGGTCAGGCCGGCGATCCGCTCCAGCTCGCGGCGCTTCGTCTCCTCGGCCGCCTCGACGGCGGACTCCCGGTTCTTCAGGCTGGTCTCGCGCTTGCCCAGCTCGGACTCGAGCGCACCGAGCCGGCGCTCCCGGTCGACCAGACGCTCCACCTCGTCGGAGTGCAGCCGCTCCCGCTCGTCGATCCGGGCGGCGCGGCGCTCGACCTCCGCGGCCTGCTCCTTCACCGTGGCGTTGAGCAGGGCGATCTCGCGCTCGCCGGACCGGCGGGCCGCGGTGCGCAGCTGCTCGACATCCGCCTCGGCCTGGCGGTGGGCGTGCTCGAGGATCGTGTCGGCCTCGCTGTGCGCGTTCTCCAGCACCCGGCGGGCCTCGGCGCGGGCGGCGGCCGCCTCGGCCTTCGCGGCGGCGGCCTCGGCACGCACCGACGCGGCCTTGGCATTCGCGTCGGCGACCTTCGCCTGGGCGTCGCCGACCTCCTGCTCCTGCCGGTCGTGGGCATCCTGCCGTTCGCTACGGAGTTGGCGCAGCGCCCGGGCGCCGAGCGTCAGTCCGGCGATCACCGACACGGCGAGCACGACGACTGCTACCACGAGCACCCAGTACAACGGGGCCATCTCCCTTCGCTGCCGGCGCGGTGTGCACGCGCGCGGGCTCTCTGCGGGATGCCCGACCAAGGCAGATGACCGGCTCACACGCTCCGCCGTAACGACTACCAGCTTCGCCTCTCGGAGGAGCCGGTTGCCGCCTGTTCCGGCTTCCAGACCGGGATTCCGGGGTGACTTTCGCCTCTCCGGTCCGGTTCGTCGGTTCTCTGGGGCCAGGCCGGCTCGGGTGCCCTTCGGCGCCTTCGACCGGCCGTTTCCGGCTTGCCTTCAGTACCCCGGCTCAGGCCGGGGTCTGGGGGCTGACTTCGGGTCCGGGGTACGCGGGCTCTTGCGGGGTCGCCTTCGCGGCCCGCTTTCGCCTGCTTTGCGGATTTTTCGGCTTTGCGGCTTTGGTGGCCCTGCTCGGTCGGCTTGGCGTTTCGCCCTTCGGCGTCCGCTTTGTCGGCCCTGCTCGGCCGGCTCGGCGTTTCGCCTTTCGGCGTCCGCTTTGGCGGGCGCTTTCGGGGCCTGCCTCGTCGGCGTGGTGGCCTGCTGCTCGGCCGGCCTCCCGTCGGTCGGCTTCGCGATGTTCCGCGTTGCCGGCCTTTCTGGAGGCCGATCCGCTTGCCCGGTCCGAAGCCCTGCTCGGGTCGGCGCTCGACGGCTGGTCGCTCAGCCGGCTGTGCCGGAGTCGCCACCTGCCGTTCCGCATCCCGTGCAACCTTGCGGCCCGCTGCGGGGTGGTCGTGTCGTCGGCTCGGTCGGGTGGCTCCCGGGGAGTCACGTCGTCCTGCCGGCGTCACGGCCGGGTCCGTCACCTGGTGATCGTGAACTAGCGATTGCTCTCGCAGCCCTCGATCATCCGGCGATTTCGCTCCGGTGATCGCTCTCCGGACTCTCGATCTTGCGATCGTGAACCCGTCGCGATCCCGGGGATCGTGATCGTCGACTGTCGATCATCGGCTCTCGCGATCGTCGACGGAGTGTGACAACGCCTTCGACGAAATCTCGTCCGTCGGGGCTCTGTCGGACCCCGCCGGCGATGGTGGCGGCTTCCGCATCCGGGTCGGTTGCTGATGGCTCGGATCAGAGTGTGTGGAGTTGTGGGGTCGACCGCTGATATGTCTCACCGCCCACCGCGCGGTCAGCGGCTGGCGACGTCTTCGGCGATCTTCAGCGGGCGGAACCCGCCAAGTGATGCCGTAATGTAATGCGATCTATGTTGTGTGTGTTGCTTGCGATGGTCGAGCAAACCTTGTGTAACGCGAGGCTAGGTCGCAAGTGCCGCTTCGGTCAAGGACTCATGATTCGGCAGCGGATGGGACGTAGGGCACAGACCCACTTACGCCCAGCTCACGATATCGCCCGGATATTTCCGATGTGCCGTAACATCGAGCGCTTCCAAAGCCGGTCTGAGCGCCCTGGCCAGGAGCCACGGGAAGGCTTCCGGCCATTATTCCGCGCGTCGGCAACCGGCCATCCACCCCACCGAGCGTGACGATCACCGGGTCGGTGGACGCCGATCCGGAGGTTCCCGTCGAAAGGGTGGAGTTCCTCACATCCGGACTATATAGGTCCGACGCCTTGAGATCGTCACCAATGCCACCTCGCCGGGCCGGGTGCCGCGGCACGGATCCGGGGCGTGCGGGGGTGGCCGGTCGGCCGGGGACGTCGGCTTGACCGGGTCCGGGGGGATCGGGATCGGTTTCTCTCCGCTCATGGGCACTTGTTACAAAGCGCAACCATGGCCAATCTTCCCTCGTCAGGCTGGGAACGTGCACATAGCGGGCGGGTCCGTCGGGGTTCAGGGTCAGCTGCTTCGGCCGCCGTGCCTCGGGGCCTGGCCGCCGCGCCGCGCCGGGTCCTGCTGCACCGCCGCCCGCGTCCTGCCGCCGCCCCGCACCCTGCCGCGCCCCGCCGCCGCGCCGTGTCCTGCTGCCGCCCCGCCGCGTCCTGCTGCCGCCGCGTCGCGCCGGCCGGTCGAAGGTGGCGCCGCGCATCCACGGGCAGCGTGAGGGCAGGCATCCGTTTGCCCGGACGGCCGCGCTCCGAGCGCGACCCAGCACCGGGACGGCAGAAGCCTGTGCCCGGTGCCGCAGGTGTCAGGCGAGCGGTTCCGCCTGGTCGGCCAGCGCGTCAGCGTCCAGGTTCTCGGCGAACTCGGCGGCTTCCGCGTCCCGGGCGGCCAACGCGTCCTTGACCGCACGGATGGCGACGCCCGCGGGATA encodes:
- a CDS encoding amino acid ABC transporter permease; this encodes MSSSVLYDLPGPRGRRRNLVIGVLATVGIVALIAWVIYRFNATGQFEYRRWAQFEYQAVQTELVNGLLATLKAAGIAAVLALLFGAVFAAGRLSDHRILRAPSSVVVELFRAIPLLILIFFGYYVPLQYGWSISNLWALVVGLTLYNGSVLAEIFRAGVNAVPRGQSEAASAIGLRKGQTLRIILLPQAVRSMLPAIVSQLVVLLKDTALGFIITYPELLTVGKTIGGRLAFGFPYVPAYLVVAAIYIGICGLLSIFAWWLQRRLTRVRTSAAKPLPLTDVDRQI
- a CDS encoding amino acid ABC transporter permease; the encoded protein is MTEFLNVLTDHWSLFGQGFGNTVKLFLIAAVGSLALGVLLGAFRVSPIPALRWFGATYVNIVRNTPLTLVFAFLVFAAPKLDINFEYFTAAAVALTVYTAAFICEVVRSGVNTVAPGQAEAARALGLSFAQVLTGVVLPQALRAMVPPLMSVMIAMLKNTTVAAGFSVVEAGAIPSYMAEFGEPQFYVLLWITIGFLVLITPLVVLQRFLERKLAVAR
- the rny gene encoding ribonuclease Y, translated to MAPLYWVLVVAVVVLAVSVIAGLTLGARALRQLRSERQDAHDRQEQEVGDAQAKVADANAKAASVRAEAAAAKAEAAAARAEARRVLENAHSEADTILEHAHRQAEADVEQLRTAARRSGEREIALLNATVKEQAAEVERRAARIDERERLHSDEVERLVDRERRLGALESELGKRETSLKNRESAVEAAEETKRRELERIAGLTVDTAKTELIDSIEGQAKREAAILIRDIETDARNTADTRARHIVVDAIQRIASEQTAESVVSVLHLPSDEMKGRIIGREGRNIRAFESTTGVNLIIDDTPEAVLLSCFDPVRREVGRLTLEKLVLDGRIHPHRIEEVFDSAKNEVERLCDRAAEEALVDVGITSIHPELTKLLGRLRYRTSYGQNVLKHLVETAHIAGIMAAELGLDVPTMKRAAFLHDIGKALTHEVEGSHALIGADLARKYGEHEDIVHAIEAHHNEVPPQTIEAVLTQASDACSGGRPGARRESLEAYVKRLERIEEIAGGKVGVEKVFAMQAGREIRVMVRPDDIDDIGAAVLARDVAKQIEEELTYPGQIRVTVVRESRVTELAR